The genomic region CCGTCACCGTGCGGGACCTTTTCTACAACACGCCGGCCCGCCGGCGCTTTCTGAAATCCCCTTTGCGGGAGGCCGAGCGGGTCCGCGAGACCGTTTATCGCTACGCCCTGGGCTATCCCGAGGTCGCCTTCCGCCTCCTGGTGGATGGCCGGGAGGTCCTGATCGCGCCCCCGGGGACCGCCCGGGAGCGGGCGGCGCTGATCTGGGGGCGGGAAGCCGCGGAGGAGCTGATCCCGGTCTTCTGGGAGGCGGCGGACCTGCGCATCACCGGCCTGATCTCCCGGCCCACCCTGGGTCGCTCCTCGCGGGCCTTTCAATACTTCTACGTCAACGGGCGCCCGGTGCGCAGCGGGCTGCTGGCTGTGGCCCTGGAGCGCCCCTACGCCGGGCGGCTCCCGCCGGGGCGCTATCCCCTGGCGATCCTGCACATCGAGCTGCCCCCCGCCTTCGTGGACGTCAACGTCCATCCCCAGAAGGCCGAGGTGCGCTTCTCCCAGGAGCGCTCGGTTTACTGGGGCGTGAGCCGGGCGGTGGAAACCGCCCTCTCCGGATTCCCCTCGCCGGAGATCCCGCCTGGCTTCTGGCCCGGGGGGATGCCGGAGCTCCCCGCCCGGCCTCTGGCGGAACCCCTGGAAGGATACCGGCCCGCCTCCCGCTGGCGCGCCCTGGGGCAGCTGTTCCGGAGCTACATCCTGGCCCAGAGCGAGGAGGGCCTGATCGTGGTGGACCAGCACGCCGCCCATGAGCAGGTGCTCTTCGAACGGCTATGGTCCGGAAGCTCACCGGTGGCCCTCCCCACCCCTGCCGTCCTCTCGTTCTCCGCCCGCGAGGCGGAGCGGCTGGAGGCAGAGCTGGATGGGATCCGAAGCCTGGGCTTCGACATCGAGCCCTTCGGGGGGAACGCCTTCGTGATCCGCGCCGTGCCGGCCCCGCTCTCCGGGCAGCCGGTGGAGGGATTGCTTTCGGCAATCCTGGAGGAGCTGCAGGCCACCCGGCGGGACGCGGGGGATCTGCGCGAACGGCTGGCGATGCGGCTGGCCTGCACGGCCGCCGTGAAAGCGGGGGACGGCCTCTCCCCGGAGGAGATGCAGGCCCTGCTCGACGCGCTCCAGGAAGCCTGGTCCCCCAGCACGTGCCCCCACGGCCGCCCCGCCTGGTTCCTGTTGGATCGGGAGGAGATCGAGCGCCGTTTCCTTCGCCGGTGAGGGCTCAGGAGTCGGAGGTCTTCGATCCCGGATCCCCGCCCGATTCGGCCCCCCACACGCGCACATCCCCTACGCGCCGGGTGATCCCCAGGGCGTCCATCTGTTCCAGCAGGGCGACGGCGACCCGCCGGCTGGTCCCCAGCAGATCCCGGGCCTCGGCCGCGGAGATGGTGCCGTGGGCCTGCAGGTGCTCCCGGATCCGCGCCACCGCCTCGTTCCAGGTCTCTGGTAGCATCACGAGCTCCTCGCCGAGCCGGATCAAGCGCCCCTCATCCAGCAGGGCCTGCAGGAGCTCTCGGCCCAGGGCGGCCTCCGCCTCCTTCCAGGTCGGGGGATGCCACGGATCCCGGCGGAGCCCTGTTAGCCATGTTTCCACCTGTTGACGCTGCGCCTCGGTCAGGCGGATGGTGAAGCCGGGGCGCCGGATCAGCGGGCCGATCTCCTCGATTTGACCCTCCCGCAGGGCCGCCTGCAGCACGGCCTCGAAGATCGGGGCTGGCCAGCCGAGGCGACTGCGGGCTTCCTCCCGGGGCATCCCCCGGCGGAGGGGGTTCTCCCGATGATAGGCCTCCACCCGTTCCACCAGCTGCCCCACGGCCCGGGCCTGCCAGTCGGGGGCCGCCCAGAGGTCCCCGGCGAGCGGGATGGCCTCCCCGCGTTCGGCCAGGGCCTCGAACCACCGCCGCACGGTCTCCGGCGGCAGAGCCAGGCGCCGGGAGGCCTCCGAGAGGGCGAGGGATCCGGCCTCCTGCAGCCAGACCCGCAGCCGGGACGCGGGGTCCGCGCGGTGAAGGGCCCGGAGGGCCGTGAGGACCTCCGGGCGGAGCCGGCGGTGGCGGCGAGCCGGATGGGCGTCCAGGATCTCCCCACCCCCCAGGGTGATGGAGGGCGAAGGCCAGCGGAGGATGAAACGATCCCCCGGCGCGGCGATCGTGGGGCGGCTCAGCACCAGCTGGACGAACCCCATCTCCCCGGGGGGCAGGATCTCCCGATCCAGCAGGCGGACCCGGGCCATGATCTGGGCTGCCCCGTGGAAAAATTTGACTTCGGCGAAATGGGGAAGCGGCCGCGGGGATCCCTCCCAGTGGATCAGCGCGGCGTCGAGGAGCGCGGTGGGCGCGAACCGCCCGGGGACCGTCACCCAGTCCCCCCGGCGGAGCTCCTCCGGCGAGACGCCGCTCAGGTTGATGGCCACCCGGGAGCCCGGGAGGGCCTGCTCCACCCGTCGGCGGTAGGATTGCAGCCCCCGGATGCGCGCGCGGCGGCCGGAGGGCCAGATCTCGACCTCATCCCCAACGCGAAAGCATCCGTCCCGCAGGGTGCCGGTCACCACCGTCCCGAAGCCGGGCATGGTGAAGACCCGGTCGATGGACAGGCGAGCCCGGCCCAGATCCGGCGGGGGCGGCTGGCCCTCCAGGGCCTGCTGCAGGGCCCCCACCAGTGCCTCCAGGCCGGCCCGGGTGCGGGCGGAGACCGGGACGATCGGCGCGGTCTCCCAGCAGGTCCCCCGAAGCAGGGCGCGGATCTCCTCTTCCACTAAGGCCTGCCACTCCGGGTCCACCAGATCGATCTTGTTCAGGGCGACCACGCCTCGGCAGACCTCGAGGAGAGTGAGGATGGCGAAGTGCTCCCGGGTCTGGGGCATCACCCCTTCGTCGGCGGCCACCACCAGCAGGGCGGCGTCGATGCCGCCCACGCCGGCGAGCATGTTCTCGATGAAATCCAGGTGGCCGGGCACGTCCACGATCCCCACCGTCTCCCCGTTCGGCAGGGTCAGCCAGGCGAAGCCCAGGTCGATGGTCATCTCCCGGATCTGCTCCTCCTTCAAGCGATCCGGGTGGATGCCCGTCAGCGCCTCCACCAGCGCGGATTTCCCGTGGTCGACGTGGCCTGCGGTGGCGATCACCGGCATGGCGGCTCACCTTCCTTTCGGAGGGTCAAGGGGTGGATCCGGGGGAGGGGGATCCGCGGCCCGGGGTTTCTTTGAGGTGTTGCTTCAAGCGCTGGAGGCGTTGCTCGTGGCCCTGGCTCCACGCGCGGGCGGCGTCGCGCAGGTGGCGCGCCCACTCCTCCTGTTCCTCCAGCAGCCCGCGGAGGAGCTGCTCCAGGCGCGGCCACTGCCGCTCCAGCTCCTCGATCCGCCCGCCCAGCTCCCGGTGCTCCCGCTCGTGGGCGGCCCAGCGCTCCTCCCGCAGGAGGTTCAGCTGGTGGAGGCGCCGCTCCTGGGCCGCCTGCCATTCGTCCCACTCCTGCCGCAGACGCGCCTCGCTCAGCCGGAGGATCTCCGTCATCTCCCGCAGCCGGTTCTCCCATCCCTCGCGCAGGGCCCCCAGCTCCCCTAAGGCCTGCCGGCTCTCCCGCGCCAGATCCTGGAGCTGGTGGAGGGCGGCGTGGTAGTCCTCGATGCGGGCCAGGCGCTCCTCCACATGCTGCTCCAGGCGGCGGAAGGCCTGGAGATGCTGGAGATCGGCCAGGCGCAGCGCTTCGGTCTGGGCGGCGATCTCCTCCAGGCGGGCCTCGATGGGCTCGAAGCGCCGGGGCTGCTTGCGGAGCTCCTCCTCCAGGAGGGGGAAGCGCTGGGCCAGCTCCTCCACCCGCCGCCGCTGATCCACCTGCCCTTGCTCCAGGTCAGCGATCCGCTTGAGGGTCTGCCGGCCTTGTTCCTCGAGATAGGTGAGGCGGGGACGGGTCTCCTCCAGCCCGCGGCTGATTTCCTCCAGGCGTCGGGCCTGGGCTTGCAGGAGCGAGACCAGACGGTCCAGCTCCGCGCGCCGGGAGACCAGCTCCTGCTCCGTCCGCTCCAGCCGGGGGAGGGTTTCCCGGAGCTCCTCCACCGTGCGTTGGAGCTCCCCGATCTGAAGCTGCAACGCGGTTTGTCCTTCGCGGAGCTGGCGTTCCATTTCGTCCAGGCGCCGCTGGATCAGCGCGGTCACCTCCTCCCGCAAGCGGGTGAAAGCAGGCTCCGCCTGGGCCGGGCGAGTGGCCTGGGCCTGCGCCGCGGCCAGGGCCGCGGCCAGCTGGCGGATCTGCTCCCGAGCCTGCTCCAGGAGGGCGGTCAGCTGATCCACCCGTTGCTGAAGCAAGGCGATGGTCTCTTTATCCTTCCGTCGCTCCTGCTCCAGCCAGAGGACGGTCTGGCGGGTCTGTGCAAGCTCCATCTCGATCTCCGGCCGCACAAGGCACCTCCTGGCAGATGTGCAGGGGTTCGACGAAAGCCGTTCCGCTTGCTCCAGCGCGAGACGCCGGAGGACATCTCCGGCGCCTGTTGTAGGTTCAGTCTACACGGTTTTTCCGAGAGCGGGGCCACGGACCTCCCCAGCTGGTCATCGCCTCCTCTTGACAAAATCGAAATCCCGCGTATATTTAGAGCCAAACTCAGGGAGCCGACCCTGCGCATGGAACGCTGGACATCCTGGATGGTGTGCATCAAAAAAGCCGCTGCGCCTCCGGGCCCGGACGGTAGTCCGGTCCTGACGTAGCGGCTTTTTCATCCGTCAGGATCCCACCCCCAGGCTACCGTCCGGTGGCCTGGGGGTTTTCTTTTTCCCAAACCCGACGGAAGGAGGTCCATCATGTCCCAGGCGATCTGTCCGGAGTGCGCGGCCGGCGTGCCGCTGCGGGAGGACGTCATGCTCCACGAGTTCCTCACCTGCCCCGAGTGCGGGACCGCCCTGGAGGTGGTCTCCCTCTCCCCGCTGACCCTCGACCGGGCGCCCCAAGTAGAAGAGGACTGGGGGGAGTGAGCGATGCGGATCGCCCTGTTCTGCTCGCTGGTGCGCACGGAGGAGAAGTGGCTGCTGGAGGCGCTCCGACGCCGGGGGGCAGAGGTCGAGGTCCTCCACGATCGCTCCACCGTCCTGGAGGTCGGAGCTGCAGAAAGCTGGCGCCGGTTCGATGCGGTGCTAATGCGCTCCCTCAGCCACTGGCAGGCCTTCCACGCCGCCCGGCTGCTGGAAGACCTGGGGCTGCCAGTAATCAACCCCTCTACGGTGATCCACACCTGCTCCGACAAGCTCCTCACCACCGCCGCCCTGGTCCGGGCCGGGATTCCCACCCCTCGGGTGAAGGTCGCCTTCTCCCCCGAAGGCGCCCTGCAGGCCATCGAGGAGATGGGCTACCCGGTGGTCCTCAAGCCAGTGCTGGGCTCCTGGGGCCGGCTGCTGGCCCGGGTGAACGACCGCGACGCCGCGGAGGCCCTCCTGGAGCACAAGGAGACCCTGGGGGGGTTCGCCCACGGCGTCTACTACATCCAGGAATACATCCCCAAGCCAGGGCGGGACATCCGGGCCTTCGTGGTGGGCGGGGAGACGGTGGCCGCGATCTACCGGACCTCGGCGCACTGGATCACCAACACGGCCCGCGGCGGGCGTGCCCTCAACTGCCCCATCACCCCGGAGCTGGCGGACCTCTGCGCCCGGGCGGCGGCCGCGGTGGGTGGCGGGGTGCTGGCCCTGGACCTCTTCGAGGATCCGCGGCGGGGGCTGCTGGTCAACGAGATCAACCACTCCATGGAGTTCCGCAACTCCGTGGAGCCTACCGGGGTGGACATCCCGGGGGCGGTGGCGGACTTTGTGCTCCGGGTGGCCCGGGAGGGCTGGGCCGCAGCCCACCGCGCTCTTCCCCAGGAGGTCGGGCGATGGAACGGGTCCGCATCAGCATCGTAGGCGCCTCGGGATATGTGGGCGGGGAGCTGCTGCGCCTGCTGCTCCGGCATCCCTACGTGGAGATCGCCCAGGTCACCTCGGAGTCCCATGCCGGGGAGCCGGTGCATCGCGTGCACCCGCACCTGCGCAAGGCGACGGGTCTGACGTTCTGCCGCATGGCGGACCTCAAGCCATGCGATGTGCTCTTCATCGCTCTCCCCCATGGCCAGGTGGCGCCCCGCATCGAGGCCTTCGCGGCCCTGGCCCCCGTCCTCGTGGACCTCTCCGCGGATTTCCGGCTCCGCCGGCCGGAGGACTATGCCCGCTGGTATGGCCATCCCCACCCCCATCCGGAGTGGCTGTCCCGCTTCGTCTACGGCCTGCCGGAGCGCTACCGGGCGGAGCTGCGCGGGGCCCGCGCCATCAGCGGGGTCGGCTGCAACGCGACCGCCGCCATCCTGGCCCTCTGGCCCCTGGTCCAGGCCGACCTGCTCGACCCGGAGCGGCCGGTGATCGTGGACATCCAGGCCGCTTCCTCGGAGGCCGGGCGCGAGCCGAACCCGGGCTCCCATCACCCGGAGCGCCATGGGGCGATCCGCCCCTATGCCCCCGTCCAGCACCGGCACACCGCCGAGGTCCGCCAGGCCCTCGGCCGCGAGGGGGTGGTCCTCTCCCTCACCGCCGTGGACGCCGTGCGGGGGGTGCTGGCGATCGCCCACGCCTGGCCTCGGGATCGCATCGCCGAGCCGGAGCTGTGGCGGATCTACCGGGCCGCTTACGGCGAGGAGCCCTTCATCCGCCTGGTGAAGGATCGTCAGGGCGTGCACCGGCTGCCGGATCCCAAGGCGGTGGTGGGGAGCAACTTCGCGGACGTCGGGTTCGCGGTGGAGGAGGAGACGGGACGGATCGTGGCCCTGTGCGCCCTGGACAACCTGATGAAGGGCGCGGCGGGCTCCGCCGTCCAGTCCCTCAACATCGCCATGGGCTGGCCGGAGACGACCGGCCTGGATCTGATCCCCGTGTATCCCGCGTGAGGGGAGGCGGAAGGATGTGGGTGATCAAGCTGGGAGGGAACGCAACGGTGAACGCGGAGGCGGTGCTGGAGGAGCTGGCCGCCTGGGCCCGGGAGGGCCGGCGCTGGGTGCTGGTCCACGGGATCTCGGCGGAGGCCGACGCGCTGGGGGAGGCCCTGGGCCATCCGCCCCGCTACATCACCTCGGCCTCGGGCTTCACCAGCCGATACACCGACGCCCGCACCCGGGACATCCTGCTGATGGCTTACGGCCGGGCGAACGCCCACCTGGTGGCGGCCCTTCATCGGCGCGGCGTCCCGGCCATCGGCCTGCGGGGGATCGACGGCGGGTTGCTCCAAGCCCGGCGGAAGGAGGCCCTGCGGGTGCGGGAGGGCGAGCGGATCCTGATCCTGCGGGGCGATTACTCGGGCACCCCGGCCGGGGTGAACGAGAGACTCCTGCGCCTCCTGCTGGATCAGGGATTCTACCCGGTGATCGCCCCGATGGGGCTGACGTCGGATGGGGAGATCGTCAACGTGGATGGGGATCGGGCGGCGGCGGCTCTGGCGGCCGCCCTCAGCGCGGAGGGCCTGATCTTCGTCACCGGGGCGCCGGGGTTGCTCCGGGCCTTCCCCGATGAATCCACCCGGGTGCCGCGATTGACCCTTCCAGAGCTGGAAGCGGCGATGGCCTGGGCCCAGGGCCGGATGCGCCACAAGCTGCTGGCCGCCCGCGAGGCCCTGACGGGCGGCGTGCCGCAGGTGCTCCTGGCCGACGGCCGGCGGCCCGCCCCCCTCGCCGCGGCCCTGAACGGGAACGGCACCCGAATCGAGGCCGACGGGCACGGGTGGGTCGAATGAATTCGACCTTGGCAGACCTCCGGCCGAGGGTCGGCCTGCGCTGACCGAAGAGACATTGCGTCGGCGAAGGCCGATGCCTGGCGCGAAAGCGCTTGAGAAGGCCGATTTCAATCGGCGTGAGAGCACGTCGAATGAATTCGCCCTTGGGAGGCCTTCGGCCAACGCTCCGCCTGCGCCGACCGTAGGGGAAAAGGCGTCGGCGAAGGCCGATTCCCATCGACACCCATCCGCGGGAG from Thermoflexus hugenholtzii JAD2 harbors:
- the mutL gene encoding DNA mismatch repair endonuclease MutL: MPAGVSSRIEVLPPEVAARIAAGEVIERPASVVKELIENALDADATAIQVEIREGGFAWIRVADNGTGIPRDQLPLALARFATSKIRSVEDLTRVRTLGFRGEALPSIAAVARVEILTRTAEETEGTRLLAEEGRITMQPAASPVGTAVTVRDLFYNTPARRRFLKSPLREAERVRETVYRYALGYPEVAFRLLVDGREVLIAPPGTARERAALIWGREAAEELIPVFWEAADLRITGLISRPTLGRSSRAFQYFYVNGRPVRSGLLAVALERPYAGRLPPGRYPLAILHIELPPAFVDVNVHPQKAEVRFSQERSVYWGVSRAVETALSGFPSPEIPPGFWPGGMPELPARPLAEPLEGYRPASRWRALGQLFRSYILAQSEEGLIVVDQHAAHEQVLFERLWSGSSPVALPTPAVLSFSAREAERLEAELDGIRSLGFDIEPFGGNAFVIRAVPAPLSGQPVEGLLSAILEELQATRRDAGDLRERLAMRLACTAAVKAGDGLSPEEMQALLDALQEAWSPSTCPHGRPAWFLLDREEIERRFLRR
- the selB gene encoding selenocysteine-specific translation elongation factor, which translates into the protein MPVIATAGHVDHGKSALVEALTGIHPDRLKEEQIREMTIDLGFAWLTLPNGETVGIVDVPGHLDFIENMLAGVGGIDAALLVVAADEGVMPQTREHFAILTLLEVCRGVVALNKIDLVDPEWQALVEEEIRALLRGTCWETAPIVPVSARTRAGLEALVGALQQALEGQPPPPDLGRARLSIDRVFTMPGFGTVVTGTLRDGCFRVGDEVEIWPSGRRARIRGLQSYRRRVEQALPGSRVAINLSGVSPEELRRGDWVTVPGRFAPTALLDAALIHWEGSPRPLPHFAEVKFFHGAAQIMARVRLLDREILPPGEMGFVQLVLSRPTIAAPGDRFILRWPSPSITLGGGEILDAHPARRHRRLRPEVLTALRALHRADPASRLRVWLQEAGSLALSEASRRLALPPETVRRWFEALAERGEAIPLAGDLWAAPDWQARAVGQLVERVEAYHRENPLRRGMPREEARSRLGWPAPIFEAVLQAALREGQIEEIGPLIRRPGFTIRLTEAQRQQVETWLTGLRRDPWHPPTWKEAEAALGRELLQALLDEGRLIRLGEELVMLPETWNEAVARIREHLQAHGTISAAEARDLLGTSRRVAVALLEQMDALGITRRVGDVRVWGAESGGDPGSKTSDS
- a CDS encoding coiled-coil domain-containing protein; its protein translation is MRPEIEMELAQTRQTVLWLEQERRKDKETIALLQQRVDQLTALLEQAREQIRQLAAALAAAQAQATRPAQAEPAFTRLREEVTALIQRRLDEMERQLREGQTALQLQIGELQRTVEELRETLPRLERTEQELVSRRAELDRLVSLLQAQARRLEEISRGLEETRPRLTYLEEQGRQTLKRIADLEQGQVDQRRRVEELAQRFPLLEEELRKQPRRFEPIEARLEEIAAQTEALRLADLQHLQAFRRLEQHVEERLARIEDYHAALHQLQDLARESRQALGELGALREGWENRLREMTEILRLSEARLRQEWDEWQAAQERRLHQLNLLREERWAAHEREHRELGGRIEELERQWPRLEQLLRGLLEEQEEWARHLRDAARAWSQGHEQRLQRLKQHLKETPGRGSPSPGSTP
- the lysW gene encoding lysine biosynthesis protein LysW; the encoded protein is MSQAICPECAAGVPLREDVMLHEFLTCPECGTALEVVSLSPLTLDRAPQVEEDWGE
- the lysX gene encoding lysine biosynthesis protein LysX; translated protein: MRIALFCSLVRTEEKWLLEALRRRGAEVEVLHDRSTVLEVGAAESWRRFDAVLMRSLSHWQAFHAARLLEDLGLPVINPSTVIHTCSDKLLTTAALVRAGIPTPRVKVAFSPEGALQAIEEMGYPVVLKPVLGSWGRLLARVNDRDAAEALLEHKETLGGFAHGVYYIQEYIPKPGRDIRAFVVGGETVAAIYRTSAHWITNTARGGRALNCPITPELADLCARAAAAVGGGVLALDLFEDPRRGLLVNEINHSMEFRNSVEPTGVDIPGAVADFVLRVAREGWAAAHRALPQEVGRWNGSASAS
- the argC gene encoding N-acetyl-gamma-glutamyl-phosphate reductase is translated as MERVRISIVGASGYVGGELLRLLLRHPYVEIAQVTSESHAGEPVHRVHPHLRKATGLTFCRMADLKPCDVLFIALPHGQVAPRIEAFAALAPVLVDLSADFRLRRPEDYARWYGHPHPHPEWLSRFVYGLPERYRAELRGARAISGVGCNATAAILALWPLVQADLLDPERPVIVDIQAASSEAGREPNPGSHHPERHGAIRPYAPVQHRHTAEVRQALGREGVVLSLTAVDAVRGVLAIAHAWPRDRIAEPELWRIYRAAYGEEPFIRLVKDRQGVHRLPDPKAVVGSNFADVGFAVEEETGRIVALCALDNLMKGAAGSAVQSLNIAMGWPETTGLDLIPVYPA
- a CDS encoding [LysW]-aminoadipate kinase; its protein translation is MWVIKLGGNATVNAEAVLEELAAWAREGRRWVLVHGISAEADALGEALGHPPRYITSASGFTSRYTDARTRDILLMAYGRANAHLVAALHRRGVPAIGLRGIDGGLLQARRKEALRVREGERILILRGDYSGTPAGVNERLLRLLLDQGFYPVIAPMGLTSDGEIVNVDGDRAAAALAAALSAEGLIFVTGAPGLLRAFPDESTRVPRLTLPELEAAMAWAQGRMRHKLLAAREALTGGVPQVLLADGRRPAPLAAALNGNGTRIEADGHGWVE